One genomic region from Bubalus bubalis isolate 160015118507 breed Murrah chromosome 24, NDDB_SH_1, whole genome shotgun sequence encodes:
- the LOC123331572 gene encoding mucin-3B, whose amino-acid sequence MVTSPNSTSMTTLFPDKLGTSPKLDTNPSNKTAAPSSINTGRIPINTVFPSKLRPNSGTWINSNFKEIFIFHDGYTQVDTSKPTNHQSSTDTGGHQDSLYAYISLDNFDHYSDDHTVQVYQQPSWMQGQCFCPRTFYGSHCELAAREIYLDMVDSEVGMEVSVNQEFSLDLNDNSSKVYRDFTNTFRDQIKKIYQNVQGFKEVQILSLRNGSIVVEYLVLLELPFSLQLEEEYEKVKVALKEELQNVSQDGNSCQNDQVLCFKPDSIKVNTTTRTELSPEAICRRAAAEGFKDFYFPFLEENQLRCVTKCTAGVKGAIDCHQGQCVLQRSGPSCRCFSTDTHWFLGPRCEVAISWKALVGGLAGAGALLLLLLVVALSVFVVRSQRRDRQGRGRSRDDRKWFETWDESAKPAFSNFAFQDDKRVNEENFPVALDTVDTNARVHIHRPEVVSSSL is encoded by the exons ATGGTCACCTCTCCCAATTCCACAAGTATGACAACTCTGTTCCCTGATAAACTGGGTACTTCTCCCAAGCTGGACACTAACCCCTCCAACAAGACTGCTGCTCCTAGTTCTATCAACACTGGAAGAATTCCCATCAACACGGTTTTCCCGAGCAAACTAAGGCCTAATAGTGGGACCTGGATCAACTCCAACTTT AAGGAGATCTTCATCTTCCATGATGGCTACACGCAAGTTGACACCTCAAAGCCTACCAATCACCAGAGTTCCACGGATACTGGTGGACACCAGGACTCTCTCTACGCATACATCTCGCTGGACAACTTTGACCACTACTCAGATGACCACACAGTCCAGGTTTACCAGCAGCCCAG CTGGATGCAGGGCCAGTGCTTCTGTCCCCGAACTTTCTATGGCTCCCACTGCGAGTTGGCTGCCAGAGAGATATATCTGG ATATGGTGGACAGTGAAGTGGGCATGGAGGTGTCTGTCAACCAGGAGTTTTCCCTGGACCTCAATGACAACAGTTCCAAGGTCTACAGGGATTTCACGAACACCTTCCGGGATCAG ataaagaagatttacCAAAATGTGCAGGGGTTCAAGGAGGTGCAGATCCTTTCTCTGAG gAATGGCAGCATCGTGGTGGAATATCTAGTCCTGCTGGAGTTACCCTTCAGCCTCCAGCTGGAGGAGGAGTATGAGAAGGTGAAGGTGGCCTTGAAGGAGGAGCTCCAGAATGTTAGCCAGGATGGGAACAGCTGCCAAAATGACCAAG TCCTGTGTTTTAAGCCTGACTCCATCAAGGTGAACACCACCACCAGGACGGAGCTGTCACCTGAAG CCATCTGTCGCCGCGCTGCTGCCGAAGGTTTTAAGGATTTCTACTTCCCTTTCCTGGAGGAGAACCAGCTCCGCTGTGTCACCAAATGCACGGCAGGCGTGAAAGGCGCCATTGACTGCCATCAGGGCCAATGCGTTCTGCAGAGGAGTGGTCCTTCTTGCCG CTGCTTCTCCACGGACACGCACTGGTTCTTGGGCCCGCGCTGCGAGGTGGCCATCTCCTGGAAGGCGCTGGTCGGGGGCCTGGCGGGAGCTGGggccctgcttctgctgctgctggtggtggcgCTGAGCGTGTTCGTTGTGCGCTCCCAGAGGAGGGACAGGCAAGGCCGAGGCAG GTCCAGGGACGACAGGAAGTGGTTCGAGACCTGGGATGAGAGTGCAAAACCGGCTTTTTCTAACTTTGCCTTCCAGGATGACAAAAGAG ttaACGAAGAAAACTTCCCTGTGGCCTTGGACACCGTGGACACCAATGCCAGG GTGCATATTCACAGACCTGAGGTGGTCTCGTCCTCACTGTGA
- the LOC123331524 gene encoding mucin-3B-like codes for MPVTSIHWSTVYLTASSSPVSFPSFPTTEPVPTEPTASTPPFTLPTIPATQSTSTPSSPTGTFTTTRTEVTTPTHTSPLATLITASSSTPSTTEVAKTGTTNMATTPTSITALRTSGVSPSSAFPILSTSTNAISTPFGTIISSSIPAITISSLSSTSPSSGVSMTSSSFSTSSHMSSAENTGPSSLTAFPNFSSTEMTKTSSTMTSLMTSPTQTTTMLTLSSTTPCPESISVTIVSASPTTPCIEVGSNAEVTSTPTVPLSVFTSTTEMATSPSSTTMTTLFPVKPDSSTSILETHPTNQTAAPSSISTGITPTSTVFPSTQRSTTGTWISTNFVTTPRVTGFTSLPLTTKSSSSSSSSMVTTSELTTPSPPRRSSSETPADTTKTLSTVTSSRTTSTTTQMTTQSRETTTPGTCDNGGTWTQDRCSCLSTFNGPQCEFAVEEISMDKVDAEVGMEVSVNQEFSPDLNDNSSQVYKDFTKAFQDQIKKIYQNVQGFKEVQILSLRKGSIVVEYLVLLELPFSLQLEEEYEKVKVALKEELQNVSQDGNSCQNDQVLCFKPDSIKVNNTTRTELSPEAICRRAAAEGFEDFYFPFLEENQLRCVTKCTAGVKGAIDCHQGQCVLQRSGPSCRCFSTDTHWFSGPRCEVAISWKALVGGLAGAGALLLLLLVVTLSVFVVRSRRRDRQGRGR; via the exons ATGCCAGTGACCAGTATTCACTGGTCAACTGTATACTTGACAGCATCCAGTTCGCCTGTAtcatttccatctttcccaaccaCAGAACCAGTACCCACTGAACCCACAGCCTCCACCCCTCCGTTTACCCTACCCACGATCCCTGCCACCCAGTCCACGTCCACCCCTTCATCTCCGACTGGGACATTTACCACAACCAGAACTGAGGTCACCACTCCCACACATACGTCTCCCCTTGCCACCTTGATCACAGCATCCTCGAGCACTCCCTCGACCACAGAAGTTGCCAAGACTGGGACCACAAACATGGCAACAACACCCACCTCCATAACAGCTCTCAGGACTTCAGGTGTTTCTCCCTCTTCAGCTTTCCCTATATTGAGTACTTCTACTAATGCGATAAGTACCCCTTTTGGTACCATCATCTCCTCTTCAATACCTGCAATAACAATATCATCCCTATCTTCTACTAGCCCAAGTTCAGGGGTCTCCATGACAAGTAGCTCTTTTTCTACCTCCTCTCATATGTCCAGTGCAGAGAACACAGGCCCTTCCTCTCTCACTGCTTTTCCCAACTTTTCATCAACTGAAATGACAAAAACTTCTTCCACCATGACTTCCCTAATGACATCTCCTACCCAGACAACCACCATGCTGACTCTGTCTTCCACCACCCCGTGTCCAGAATCCATATCAGTTACAATAGTGTCTGCTTCTCCCACTACACCATGTATTGAAGTGGGTTCAAATGCTGAAGTTACCTCTACACCCACCGTCCCATTGTCTGTTTTTACCTCTACTACTGAGATGGCCACCTCTCCCAGTTCCACAACCATGACAACTCTGTTCCCTGTAAAACCGGACAGTTCTACTTCCATTCTGGAAACTCACCCCACCAACCAGACTGCTGCTCCTAGTTCTATCAGCACTGGGATCACTCCCACTAGCACGGTTTTCCCAAGCACACAAAGATCCACCACTGGGACCTGGATCAGCACCAACTTTGTAACTACCCCACGTGTAACAGGCTTCACTAGCCTCCCACTGACCACGAAATCAAGTAGCAGCTCTTCATCTTCCATGGTGACTACAAGTGAGTTGACAACTCCCAGCCCACCCAGAAGAAGTTCCTCAGAGACACCAGCGGACACCACCAAGACTCTCTCCACCGTTACGTCATCCAGGACAACTTCAACCACAACCCAGATGACCACACAGTCCAGGGAGACCACCACCCCAG GCACTTGTGATAATGGTGGCACCTGGACGCAGGACCGCTGCTCCTGCCTTAGCACTTTCAATGGCCCCCAATGCGAGTTCGCTGTGGAAGAGATAAGTATGG ACAAAGTGGACGCCGAAGTGGGCATGGAGGTGTCTGTCAACCAGGAGTTCTCCCCGGACCTCAATGACAACAGTTCTCAGGTCTACAAGGATTTCACGAAAGCCTTCCAGGATCAG ataaagaagatttacCAGAATGTGCAGGGGTTCAAGGAGGTGCAGATCCTTTCTCTGAG GAAAGGCAGCATCGTGGTGGAATATCTAGTCCTGCTGGAGTTACCCTTCAGCCTCCAGCTGGAGGAGGAGTATGAGAAGGTGAAGGTGGCCTTGAAGGAGGAGCTCCAGAATGTCAGCCAGGATGGGAACAGCTGCCAGAATGACCAAG TCCTGTGTTTTAAGCCTGACTCCATCAAGGTGAACAACACCACCAGGACGGAGCTGTCACCTGAAG CCATCTGTCGCCGCGCTGCTGCCGAAGGTTTTGAGGATTTCTACTTCCCTTTCCTGGAGGAGAACCAGCTCCGCTGTGTCACCAAATGCACGGCAGGCGTGAAAGGCGCCATTGACTGCCATCAGGGCCAATGCGTTCTGCAGAGGAGTGGTCCTTCTTGCCG CTGCTTCTCCACGGACACGCACTGGTTCTCGGGCCCGCGCTGCGAGGTGGCCATTTCCTGGAAGGCGCTGGTCGGGGGCCTGGCGGGAGCCGGggccctgcttctgctgctgctggtggtgacGCTGAGCGTGTTCGTTGTGCGCTCCCGGAGGAGGGATAGGCAAGGCCGAGGCCGGTGA